The following are encoded together in the Panicum virgatum strain AP13 chromosome 6K, P.virgatum_v5, whole genome shotgun sequence genome:
- the LOC120713706 gene encoding uncharacterized protein LOC120713706, with product MEEQIRDHRLHPSCPLALDRSGKQFVCSACKLAGSRMLTYCCSKGCDFNLHGQCATCPEKFSFWGHPQHDIVLEHSRADMGRTLLEVRADVHAALVSSTPHGGVLPVCCEMCTNEIEGMHYFCRSCGFFVHTVCAMLPKLMPSVAHEHELALFCSAPTMCTACQTPAVWAYRCMPCLAFYHQNCLPENAEMFAKPFKNLPPNPFVVPPQMVPPTINEANPFGLAHTYRHRGL from the coding sequence ATGGAGGAACAGATAAGAGACCACCGTCTTCATCCCAGCTGCCCCCTAGCGCTGGACAGGAGCGGGAAGCAGTTTGTATGCAGTGCATGCAAGCTCGCCGGCTCCAGGATGTTGACTTACTGCTGCTCTAAGGGCTGTGATTTCAATCTCCACGGCCAGTGCGCGACGTGCCCGGAGAAGTTTAGCTTCTGGGGCCACCCGCAGCACGACATCGTCCTTGAGCACTCACGCGCGGACATGGGCCGGACGCTGCTGGAGGTGCGGGCGGATGTTCACGCAGCCCTGGTGTCATCGACTCCCCACGGCGGCGTCCTCCCGGTTTGCTGCGAGATGTGCACGAACGAGATCGAGGGGATGCACTACTTCTGCCGCTCGTGCGGCTTCTTCGTGCACACTGTCTGCGCCATGCTGCCGAAGCTGATGCCAAGCGTGGCGCACGAGCACGAGCTCGCTCTCTTCTGCTCCGCTCCAACCATGTGCACAGCGTGCCAAACGCCCGCCGTTTGGGCCTACCGCTGCATGCCTTGCCTCGCCTTCTACCACCAGAACTGCCTCCCAGAGAACGCAGAGATGTTTGCCAAGCCCTTCAAGAATCTGCCGCCGAACCCGTTCGTCGTACCACCGCAGATGGTTCCCCCGACGATCAACGAAGCCAATCCATTTGGCTTGGCACACACATACCGCCACCGAGGCCTGTAA
- the LOC120713707 gene encoding uncharacterized protein LOC120713707 isoform X1: MDYLRSQSERYNNMDAHNKEALLQRKGQHYRRNASDLPDVNLPGLASNNVAAKTNLDEFDRAIFEPTHTFEDGEETDMNGGHVLHTDDLYAADNGIVLLQPQDDNYESYGVCAEGAGGHSMTDDPYEVIYQNLPQRHKLRNVPDCRFCGAMRFQYEPPGFCRRKGKVNIHISEVPKELKRLFTSQVHDDEIDIQEFLKHLIPHVKD, from the exons ATGGATTACCTACGTAGTCAAAGTGAGAGATACAACAACATGGATGCACATAACAAGGAGGCTCTATTGCAACGTAAGGGGCAGCACTATAGAAGAAACGCCAGCGACTTGCCAG ATGTAAATTTGCCTGGCCTAGCCTCCAACAATGTAGCTGCCAAAACCAATTTAGATGAATTCGACCGTGCCATATTCGAACCTACCCATACATTTGAAGACGGTGAAGAAACCGACATGAACGGTGGCCATGTATTGCACACCGACGATTTATATGCTGCTGATAATGGAATCGTTCTGCTACAACCACAAG ATGACAATTATGAGTCATATGGTGTGTGTGCGGAGGGTGCAGGAGGGCACAGTATGACTGATGATCCTTATGAAGTGATCTACCAGAACCTGCCACAGAGGCATAAATTAAGAAATGTTCCTGACTGCCGTTTCTGTGGTGCGATGAGGTTTCAGTATGAGCCACCTGGGTTTTGTCGTAGAAAAGGAAAGGTAAACATACATATATCGGAGGTTCCCAAAGAGCTGAAAAGGTTATTCACAAGTCAGGTACACGATGATGAAATAGACATTCAAGAATTTCTCAAACATCTTATTCCTCATGTAAAAGACTGA
- the LOC120713707 gene encoding uncharacterized protein LOC120713707 isoform X2: protein MDYLRSQSERYNNMDAHNKEALLQRKGQHYRRNASDLPDVNLPGLASNNVAAKTNLDEFDRAIFEPTHTFEDGEETDMNGGHVLHTDDLYAADNGIVLLQPQDDNYESYGVCAEGAGGHSMTDDPYEVIYQNLPQRHKLRNVPDCRFCGAMRFQYEPPGFCRRKGKVNIHISEVPKELKRLFTSQNTRWRSMEVLLLKIAGTL, encoded by the exons ATGGATTACCTACGTAGTCAAAGTGAGAGATACAACAACATGGATGCACATAACAAGGAGGCTCTATTGCAACGTAAGGGGCAGCACTATAGAAGAAACGCCAGCGACTTGCCAG ATGTAAATTTGCCTGGCCTAGCCTCCAACAATGTAGCTGCCAAAACCAATTTAGATGAATTCGACCGTGCCATATTCGAACCTACCCATACATTTGAAGACGGTGAAGAAACCGACATGAACGGTGGCCATGTATTGCACACCGACGATTTATATGCTGCTGATAATGGAATCGTTCTGCTACAACCACAAG ATGACAATTATGAGTCATATGGTGTGTGTGCGGAGGGTGCAGGAGGGCACAGTATGACTGATGATCCTTATGAAGTGATCTACCAGAACCTGCCACAGAGGCATAAATTAAGAAATGTTCCTGACTGCCGTTTCTGTGGTGCGATGAGGTTTCAGTATGAGCCACCTGGGTTTTGTCGTAGAAAAGGAAAGGTAAACATACATATATCGGAGGTTCCCAAAGAGCTGAAAAGGTTATTCACAAGTCAG AACACAAGGTGGAGAAGTATGGAAGTGCTTCTTCTGAAAATTGCTGGGACACTTTAG